In Rhipicephalus sanguineus isolate Rsan-2018 chromosome 1, BIME_Rsan_1.4, whole genome shotgun sequence, the DNA window TCACGCACCCGCTTCCATGCGTGGGCCAGCTATCGATTAGGTTACATAAAGAAGAAATTAAATGCCCGGACAGTTATCTCTCGCGAAGACCCGCACGTGTGCATGATTTACAGGTGGGGCTGCCATACATGCGCATGCGTAAACACGTTCTTGTGTCTACTTTCTTTCCCGTCGCAGTGcgcttttcagttgatagtcggcgtttgtgatgtcttcatcttttcttttgtgtCCATGTGTGTTTGCACACCTTCCCTGAAATGCTGATATTGACACCACGGGACTGCTCACGCGTACGCGGAAGAATGTGCAGGCATTTGTTTTATTAGGGATTAGCCATTGCAATGTAACTTACGTTTTGAACCGTGAAGGCCAATCGCTTTTCGTTGTCCAGGGCACGCAGCATGATCTCGAGGGCCACGAAACGTTGGAAAGCCACATGAACTTCATCCTCACTTACACCGAGGTATGCTGGCTATGCTCACATAATATGTAAGCCGTTCGCTTTAAATTCGGCTCCGATGTTGCTGCCGCTTTTCAGAAGGCCAATGGCTCCATGGAGACTCTCCGGCAAGCGCTCACCGAAAGCACGCAGCAAAACCTGGAATTGCAGAGCAGCTTGAATGCCATAAAGGAGCAGATGACAAATATGCTCAGAGAGCAACACATTCTTCAAGAACAAGTCCGCCTACTCGCGTCACGGGTTCACGATAGTCAGCTAGAGTGTCGAAGGAGCTCGGTAAGTGTCAAAACTATCGCGCATATATAGTATTCGTAGTCAATTTCCTTTTCGTGGTTCTATAGATGCTAGGTGACAGGTGTATCACAAAGATcctagggtgtgtccagataagatcgaacacgaggtctcggtcaccattcccgattttgatgaaacttactgtaggtctaggcattacatgaTTACATCCAGAACAATGGTTTTGAAGTTAGCTTcgcgcaaaaaaaattttttttgttcgcctgaaaaaaatatatatatacagcgtaACAggggctgacttctggccttgttggtacgacatacttgaagtgtttagcgcagaattatgaagacgggacaggAAGAGAGAACACGTACACGGGCGCTACGtctgtgtacgtgttctccctacTTGTCCGGTCATAtaaaaaaacaattttccgccaatttcgcgatttctgaaatttgagcgcgcctagggagaaaacggtgcacttcttggtcacaatatttattcccctcaaagaacaagtgatataccatcttatgagtctattatttctcttgcttgtcgaagcacttttgaagaaaaaaatcacaaacttggcaaatcgcgcaaaatacctgtatttcagaaTTTATTGCCGCAAAGAAgtaaaagtgaggataataaaaatcggtacatattaactttgataccttcgctctcttgTAAAATagttttcgtggttttatcgtgctccgtttcacttgataattgggctgaaacgtaagtgatttaccaaaaacgccgaactttgaaaatagttttctcaaaaaggccatttttattttttttaaatcgctctgattgaagtctagaacgtcatctaccattcagcataaaaaaacgttgcattattttggttgatAACAAGTTGTaaggcgtcaaatgtgaccaagtcagcctagcagccgcgtcgttcgttacgtgctgaaactcggatataagttgttcaaaatacttgtacgtgacataatcacaaatcagcagctccacaccaacaaatgcgcagcccggtgtcatggttcagcaagctttgtcttgccatcagccgcttgacaaacccgcagcagcggccgctcgatgctgcaggcgctcacattacatgagtgacGCTTCGACTGCAGATGAgcgccgcttgcgcgccaaactacgctcagaggacgaacgagagaaggaatgcatcactgtgaaagttaaaggccgttaagtgccaacaaatgttataatatacaacgaaaactctgccggcaactttcgcagtgagcgccttcaatacagcacgcatgtattttcttTTCCCTGCTGTTACGCCCGCAGTCGCAATATAACGTGCAAaacgctcggcttgcgttgaatataATATGTgcagacgcacaacaatacagtactGTAAACGCGGTGCTTTAataaagcaaaggacttggatacacttcttttcacagccagctgacacaagtgttgcacgagatggagaacaactgcagtttgagttgttcgaccatcggaagcacgtatgacagctttctttagatgtcaatggcttgcttttgtgtcatatattgctgatagagtgaaGCTAATCATCTATAGGTCATCACAAGAgaggaagcaacacatgagcgcactactggacgCGGTCACTGCAAAATTGCCGACAGAGATTTCATTGTATattatggcttttgttggcacttaacagcctttaactttcacagtgatgcattccttctctcgttcgtcctctgagcgtagtttggcgcgcaagcggcgctcatctgcagtcgaagcggcactcatgtaatgtgagcacccgcagcatcaagcggccgctgctgcgggtttgtcaagcggctgatagcaagacaaagcttgctgaaccatgacaccgggctgcgcatttgttggtgtggagctgctgatttgtgattatgtcacataCAAGTATTTTCGACAATTtctatccgagtttcagcacataacgaacgacgcggctgctaggctgacttggtcacatttgacgccttACAACTCGTTatcaaccaaaataatgcaacgtttttttatgcataCTGGTAGATGACGTGCTTCACTTCAATCAGagtgatattaaaaaaaattaaaaatggccgttttgagaaaactatttttaaagttcggcgtttttggtaaataacttacgtttcagcccaattatcgagtgaaacggagcgcgataaaaccacgaaacctattttaaaaaagagcgaaggtatcaaagttatTTTGtgccaatttttattatcctcacttttacTCCTTTGCGGCAATAAATTcttgaaatacaggtattttgcgcGATTAGCCATGTTTGTgatatttttcttcaaaagtgcttcgacaagcaagagaaataatagactcataagattgtatatcacttgttctttgaggggaaaaaatattgtgaccaagaagtgctcCGTTTTCTGcctaggcgcgctcaaaattcagaaatcgcgaaattggcggaaaagtgtttttgcggccaaaatttatatatatattttttcaggtgaacaaaatttttttcgcgaaaataatttcgaaaccattgttctggatgtactgcctagacctacagcaaatttcatcaaaatggGGAATGGtaaccgggacctcgtgttcgatcttatctggacaccccccccccccccccccagcaggtAGTGCTGCATTAGCACAAAAGTAAAATGCTCTAGCGAATTTTTCCGCCGAAATATGCTTTATTACTTATTCTAACTTTATCACAGTTAGTCTCATAACCCGTTTCCTTAAGTACAACGGTTAGTGTTACAGGGGTATGAAAAGATTTGACATTTCGAACAGAATGTACCGGTATCCTTTCTTCCCTGATGTCATTGAGGCATGGAATGGGTTGCCGAGTGATGTAGCAAATACAAATGGTGTTAATAAATTTATGCACTTACTTGATGTACATTTATGTGATTTACCGCAAAGATTATTGCGAATGTTATTTATTGTTATAGGAGTTCAAATCTATCTTTTCGTCGGTTGTAAGAGGGCTTTTATAAATTTGTATATAGTGTGTCTTATTGTTCTAAGTTGTATAATTATGTGCCTACTTTATTTGTACGGAGTGTCGTACCCCACTGTAATGACCCTCAAGAGAGGGTTaacagtatttctaaataaaattttaaaaatcgaAATACTGTTATTCGATTTATATTAGATTCAAGAATTCTATTTACAAACTTGCCgaagtctttttttctttaatcgaAGGCATAAAGATTCCAGCAGAAGCAATCTCCCCATGGCTGTTGACCTTATTCATGCGAATAGCAATCAAGCAATCGTAAGTCACTCTTCAAATGGCAGAATATCaacgtacaaaaataagaaatTAATTCACCGAATTCCAGTGTAAGTCACCTGGCCGCCGTCGTTAATATGTCGAACTGCACCGTCGGCTGTCATCTGCTCTACGAACATTTGTCgcataaaaacattttttttttaaattttaacaCGGATGTACTGTTTCCGGCGTCGAAATACCTAAGTACGCTGTACTATACCGTAGAAACTTTTTCCGGCTAAAGAAACTCCACAATCGCTATTATGAAAGCTGTTTTGAGTGAGCGTAGTCGGCGTCCATTTCTTTGTAGTTCCCACCTAACCTAAGACTGAAAGGGGTGTTGACTACATGTTCCCTCTGGCAGGAAAACATGGACGTTCGGCTGGAGGAGATGCTGTCGCGGTCCTGGTCGCAAGGCAAATTCGTGTGGTACATCAAGCCCTATAGTGTCCTGCGGAGGCAGCAGGAAAACGGCGAGATTGCACGCGTTGTCAGCGCGCCCTTCTATACGGCCGCCCCAGGCTACAAGCTGCGCCTGATGGCCGACCTGAACGGCTACGGCGAAGGCCGCGGAAGCCACCTGTCTCTCTTCCTGCAGGCACGTACCGCTGCCCTGGTTTTTCGTTCGCTCTAGTTCGAAGAATAACGACCACCCAACATATTTGCCAAAAACATCATTTTATTCGCAGCAAGTGAGGTGTTGGTCATCGTTTCGTTTAGAGGATGTTGACAAAGACGAACAGATACAGTTGCTACTCATTAATCGACATTTCATTTCTGCGTCGAAATACCGAAAGATGCTTTCCGTTAGATAATCACACGTACGCTAACAACTAAGGTGACTTTGCACTCTTTGATCTTCGAGCCCTCGTCTGTTTATTAATTGTACATCTTTTTTCTGTACGCGAAGAATAATAAACCGAACATGAAACTTCAATCATTTCGTTTCGGGCCGTAGTATTGCTTTAGTATTTTTGGCGATCTTTTTCCGAAACGAATGAAATGGTGAAACATTGAATGTACATTCATGAATAATTCGTCAGCTCAAACTCCCATTGAAGGGTGACTTATTTGTTCTACGTGACAGTTTCGGCATTCTTGTTTTCAAGATAACGTTAGACTTTGAATCCAGCTCACGGCGTGGATTCACTTTCACCAAGGACAAGAACATCTCTGATACTGACCCtttactatacagggtgtttcagctaaaaagcaccaagtcttaaaaaattaagcataggcgctacgcgtctccaattagcgcaatattgttctgagccatatagagcacgtcagaatattttttccaatccgccaagctcgccaattaacaaagattgcttaatgaactttttaaatagtaagtctagagaaaagttttccaTACAAAAGTTCTAGCGCTTGCTCAGAAACATCTAATTTTTCAacctgtgttaagataactcccctgcctaaattttttccggcctttctttaaagcgcgcgaatttaaaaaaaaaataccacgtgactgccgccaaagcgcggcgctttcagtgccctcaaatgtaagttgaacgaattatcaaaggctgctccgcgcacgaaggtcgattgagcaggctgccggtgactgcgatggacgataaatgatgatagaggcgtaccatctaaaaaaaaaaaaacatctacgaaagagcggccgtcacgtgtgagtgcatcttttatctcggtccttcatgacgctgtcaccctcgccccttccaatgtgtttcttcattggtacgaaaagaaaagaaaaaatgcctacgctgcatcaaatgctgcctacggtgttctgtggcatttgctccgtggctgccgctatttcgttgaagaatttttgttgttgttgttgaaacggtatgctcattttgtcgcttgacGTCCATCgccaccgataacctgttccatcgatctttgTGTGCGGAACAGCCtctgataattcgttcaacttacatttgagggcactaaaagcgccgcgcgtttggaggcagtcacgtggtattttttaaaattcgcgcgctttaaagaaaggccggaaaaaatttaggcaggggagttatcttcacacagattgaaaaattcgatgtttctgaaaaagcgctacaacttttgtatggaaaacttttctctagagttactatttaaaaagttcattaagcaatctttgttaattggcgagcttggcggattggaaaaaatattctgacgtgctctatatagctccgaacaatattgcgctaattggagacgcttagcacctatgcttaattttttaatacttggtgctttttaactgaaacaccctgtacatgcAGCATCCCAACGGTTATAAAAGTATGAAAGCCTCGGCGACATGCGCGTGGTCGAACCGCATGGACTTCGCGAAGCGCCTGGCCAATCGTCTACCACTAAATGTTGAGCAAATGAGAGGCATGTCGAAAAGAAAGCTTTCGCCGTCATACGTATTGCAGCTTTGCCTGGTTGAAGACAAAAACTACGCATTGCCGCGCGTCATTTGTGCCGAGTTATCGCGGTCGTACCGAGTAGTTGTACTGAATTATCGCTGTCGCGCGTAGTACATTTTCTTTGTCCGAAACTTCGCGAACGCTCTCGCGAATTCGGGTGGGTGATAGCACTGTCCAGCTTCCACAGCACACTATTTTATTATTATCGCTTGTTTGCTGCTGAGAACCGCAGATAATGTGCTGACGTGTCATTGAGGAATTCTTTTCCGCAGCCACAACGTCACCTCATTTATCCATCGGTGCATGTACGGCGCATTGACAGTTGCGGTGGTGCAAGTGTTCGAGAGACGCTCCGCCCAGGAAATACTGTTACCCGCGCCAATATCTTTTCTGCTCCCGTGCACAGGAACGCTCAATATCACTACAATGATTAGATAAAATGTCGAGATTTGCTGCTTTAACGACCACGCACAATTTTTACAATAGAAAGAACGAGAGCGTTATTTTCTCCTGGCGGTTTCCCGTCTTTTCaacacaattcgtgacgccagacGACGTCTGTTCACACGAAGTCATGAGAAAATAagttctcgattggtccatatacgggggatatcagttgtgaaccGTCTCCTATCATGCTTTTCCACGCAGTCGCACGcctgttcttccttgtctcgtaTGGTTGTCgtgcgcaatcaactgatttcccttcgttttgtgcgttttcgactgcgcaagtggagataacagcgtgcaCCGGAAAATCGCGAAATCCTGATAAACTGAACGCTAAGCGCTGACGTTGTCCATgtgttttacgaagaaataagtAGCGAGGAGGAAATAGCGCCGGCACGAatggtagtgaaggcgagaaaggaaGCGCTCTCTCGTCTTCGCACTAGGAGTAGTTTAATCAGGTGGTATTCCTTGTGCAACATGCTGTATTCTCCTATTGCAGGTAATGCAAGGAAAGTTTGACTGCGTGCTCGACTGGCCATGCAAGTACGAGGTGAGAATGCTAGCTATGGCACACTTGCCGCAGCCAATGAAAAATTGTCACTACATACGTGTAGTATTATACGTGTAGCGAGCCCTGGGCGCGAGGAATGTGACACGCAACTATAGCAGTCATTGCCATTTTGACAGCAAAGGTGAATCGAAGAATTCACAGCTGGATGAAGATCTGAGACTAGAACCTGATTACTCCTATTGTGGTGTAGCGGCCCCCGCTGCCACGTGGGGAACCTCTTCTTGCTTGCGAATAAATTAAGCCACCACTCTACCCTCAAGCTGTCAACACGTGCATTTCTTGCTTCCGTTAAAACGAGCTCCCGACAGTGATCTTTTAGTCTGCGCTAGAATGAAACTAAATAAAGAGACTGCGCAGAGGATACGCATGTACTGGGGAAAAGAGAGCCGAAGCTTGCGCATTCGACTGGCCAAGGCTCTTCTTTGCGTATCTTCAATCGCTTCTTGAAGTGTATTTAGGACAAACGAAACAACTTTtgggcctggcgttcttttggtAGATTATTACATATGCATTTTCAGCAGTGTCCTGTTAGCACGTGGTTTGCGCGACGGTGTCACCGTTCCGTATATCAGTACCGTAATGACCGATATAGCGTTTTAGCTCGATTATGATGATCACGGCTATTATGTTGACCTCCCGCGTCTTTCCCTACTCTTATATTTTGCAGTCGTTACAGTGATATTTTGTTGACAAGTCTCGACACTCCTGACACGCATACAAAATTAAGTACAGCTGGCTGTAGAGGAGCTAGAGTAAGGCCCTCCCTAGACTGTACCTCGCCACATACGTGTACTACATTAGTAATGCAGGAGGAGTTAGA includes these proteins:
- the LOC119379109 gene encoding TNF receptor-associated factor 5, which produces MSLSGPQVDMDDSSSGNNPSVEVIHRPHCSPGKRTCRLSVLGCTYEGTQHDLEGHETLESHMNFILTYTEKANGSMETLRQALTESTQQNLELQSSLNAIKEQMTNMLREQHILQEQVRLLASRVHDSQLECRRSSENMDVRLEEMLSRSWSQGKFVWYIKPYSVLRRQQENGEIARVVSAPFYTAAPGYKLRLMADLNGYGEGRGSHLSLFLQVMQGKFDCVLDWPCKYEHVLRVVDQTGRGLHVDRQQSFRSIPSRSKHLMGRPVTECNVPIGFHTMAPLSELHNERSGFLRNDTLVIVYRCRI